The genomic segment TCGAAGGCGTCTTTTATTTTTTGTGAATAGCTAACACCAAAGTTCTGTATTACTATACCTCTGTTAGTCGATTTCAATACGTGACTTGAGAAAGTATCTGCATCGGTGGCTTTTTTGTTCTTGTTAGATATTTTTTCCCAAAACATCCTATCATGTGTCGTAATTATTCTTTGCGTATCCTTCAAGTAACTATCTTCACTGAACATATCGATAATGTTTGACCTATGTTCAGTATCAATAGCGTTAACTACGTCGTCAAAAATTATGATCGGATGACAATTTTTCTTAGCTACGGATAAAAGCAAGGCTAAGCCCAGTGCCCTAAGGTGCCCTTCACTGAGTACACAAAACGCATCATCTTCTTTGTCATCTTGCATTTTTAGTATAATTCGATATGTCCCGTTAGCTTGCTTGAATTTAATTTCAGAAACTAGATCACTTGGCGCATCATGCTTATTTATTTGGTTATAGTAACTTAATGTAGATAGTTCAATTCCGCTAATGTTTTCCGCCTCTACTTCCTGTTTGTACGAGTTTAGTTCGTTATAGATCTTTTTGTAACTTGCCTCGAGGTTGTTAGCGAATTCATTGAAAATGTAGTCTTTCGAAATTTGCGCTTTGTATGCGTGAATATCACTTAGAATGTTAACGATTTCACTGTTAAGGCCTGTTAATACTCTCTTACTTGCAGTAATTTCAGTTTCGTGTACCGTACATAAACGTAATTTCTCTTCGATTAGTTCAATTTTTGAATTTAAGGATATCAATCGTGAAGCCTGAGAACTTACCCTATTGTTCTTTTCTTTTAGAGAATTATTTAGGATTTCTACTTCTTTGAGATATGGGACTATTTTGCTTAAACTGACAACATACTCTGATACCGATCTTTTATCACAATCAGAAATCTCCTCTAGTATCGTTTTAAGTTGTACGCTAAGCGAGTCTTTGTGTTCATTCAGACATGTTTGAACATAACTAGCGGATGTATCGACTCGCAACTGAATTTGTTCTTGGATTGTATTACAGGCACTAGTTAATCGGTGAAGGTGATCAAGTTTTGGCAATTCATCTCTTACAACATCACGGGGATGCTTATGAACGTTATCAATAGGTGTTTCACATGCGGGGCAAATTTCAAGCGCTGAAATGTCATCCAAGTTTTTAATGGCATTATAAAGCTTTTGATAATTCACCTTGCTTGCATCGACGCTCAGTTTATTTCTCTTCTCTTCGAGCGTGTTATTTAGTCGATAGATTGAATCTATGTAATTTTTCAGTTTGTGGAACTGTAATTCTTCACTGGATGATTCAAATTGTTGAGTTGATGTCACTAAGTGAGCTTTTAACTTTGTATAATAGGATTTTCTTGATTCAACATTTACTGAGTCAAATTGTGTAAGGCCCAAAACCTCAGCGATCTTCAACTCGGTATTTCTAATGTGTAGAATTTCGTTCCTTCGCAATTCCTTTTTTCTGATTAGATTATCTACAGCCGTTATCTGATTGCTTTCACCTAATGTGCGAATAAACTCACTAGCTTTAAACGATGTAGGCTTAACCATTCCATTTATTATTTCGTCTATTTCCTCTAGTTCAAATAAAATAGCTAGTACATCTGATTGCTTAACGTTGGTATCTTTTGAGCCGAGCAAAGAGAACTCTTGAAGTCTATTTCTATCAATAAAGCAACTATTCCAATATGACGATACAGGAACATCTCCATCACTGGCTAATTTGCACTGGATTTTATGAGGGCCGCCATTCTTGATATAATTCTTAAGTGAAGTATTTCTTCTGCTCGCCTCTTTAACATCACGCGTAAGACTATACTCTATGACTTCACACAACGATGTTTTTCCTCCACCATTCGGTGCAAAAAATACGTTGACCCCTTTAGTAAAAGGTATCAATGTGCCCTCGTCATTTTCGTTTAGCGAAGAAAAGCCTCTAAAGTTTTTCACTTGGATTGATTTTAACTCAGTGAGCACCGCTGAAGTCCCATCACGTACAATCTCCGTTTCAGGGTCAACATACTTTCTGTATCGATTCACATATTTGATAGCTCTTCGTTTTAGTTTTTCTATATCACCTAGTTCTGTGAATACACTTTTTGTGAGTTTCTTGCCTTTCTTACTCTTAATTAAGTGCAATAGATAAAGATATGAAGGGTCATTGTTTGAAATTTGGCTTCGTAGGAAGTTATTTAAGTGATAGCTCATATTAACTAGCCTGTGCAACTGGTTGATATAACATGCTACCACTACGTGTAATCATTTGTTACGTAGTTTATTGTTTTTGAGTGCTAAAAATTGAACATTTGCTAATGATACGTCATTTCTAAGAAAGCGATACTCAATGATCCTAGACTTTTCGCCTTGTTATGAACACTGTCTAGACGCATTAGGCAGAGTGCGCACTGTAAATAGATACATCAACTGAATACATTTACCCTAAAAAAAGTAATTAATTACTTGCTAAATTAGCAAAGTGGATGACTCATTATTGTCCAGTTTCGAGCTAACACGACTTTTGGGGCTAAATCTTACTCGGTTCTGCCCCATTTTTTTTGTTTACGAAATACCACATTCACACAATTTTTTTCAATATCCAAACTTAGCAATGATTATGCTCTCGTATAGTTGTATAATAATCATCTATGTCGTCTTTTTAGCTGTTAACCAAGGCATTGTCGGAATTTTGTTACGACGAACTTTCAAAAAAATTTTTTTCATACAAAAAAATCATGAAGTTGAAAGTAGCTGAAAAACTAAAACTGTGATTAGGCGGACAATGTCACATTGACACTTTTCACCTAAGAACTGTTATGTTTTATCAATTCCTGTTGTAATTCATAGTGATACAGATAGAGTATGCAACAGTTTACGAACGTACGGCGTTGAGTTTATCTCAATGTTGTCAACTGTCCCGCTACGTTTGCTACTCCTTAAATAAGCGGGTTTAAAAAAAGTAGCAAAAGTCTGGACGTCCCTATGCCTAGTATTTTGAAAGACTGGGGACAGTTGATGGAGGGTTTGCCTATGGTAAATCAGTCGTTGGCGAGTTCAGCAAGCTTACACCTGAGGCTCGGAGCTTTTGGTGTGCTGTTTGGCACCTTAGTGGTGTTTTTTACGCCGCCTGTTGCGTTCTGTCTTACAGTGCTTACTACTATCTTCTTGTCAAAAGTGTAATTGCTTAGGCACGTAACAGTCCGGCTGCCGTGCCGCCTCTCTTCTCTGAACTGAACATTCTTCAAGTACAAACATAACAAAGCAAATCAATGGGCGCTTAACGCTTGGGTACTTGTGGTTTTAAAGTTTTTTGTTGCTGCAACATTGGTGTAAGCGCCACTGTTTGCGGAGTTATAAATTTCTAGAGTTTAATGGATATGAACGAGTTTATTAATCTATTTTGGCAGCCAACGATATTAGTCGGTGCATTGACATATCTAGCAAAGAAGACAATTGAGCATCTATTTAAAGTAACTGAGAAAAATTATGAGACTTCAGCCAAAGCGGTTTCTGAAAAAGAGTTATCTTTATTTAAAACTGAGCTTGGAAGAGCAACTCAAAAATTCAATGTTAAAACTTCGGGTGTTTATGAACGGCAAGCACTAGCGTTTACCGAGCTATATTCCTACGTTTCTGATCTTGATTTTTACATGAATGTAGTTATGAATCAGGGCGCTCTAGGTGATGAAAATGAGAAAAAATTTAAAAGTGTATATTTTGAACTACGAACTTTTTGGCGTAGGAATAGGCTATTGATCCCTGAAGATATTGATACGCTGATAAGCGCTTTAGTTAATGACGCTTTTTGGGGGGTTGAAAAGTATAATTCGGGAGAACGCCGATTTATATCGGGGGATTTTGACGGTGGTACAAGTCAAAAAAATGAAGCTCTGGAACTAACAAAATCAATCCCTCAAATACTAAATCTGCTAACAATTGAGTTTAGACGGCACATAGGGGTCACCGAATAAATTTATAACAAGGCGCTGCAATAGGCCTCGTAATTTCATGCATTTTGCAGAGAAAAATGACGCGCCATCACTCGGCTATTGAGCTAAGCGTTAGCCTTCGTAGGAGAAATTTCGTGGATAATATTCCAAATACTTTTTTAACAAGAGCATCGGATATTCTTGGTGATACTACATGGGGTTTGTCTGGTTCAAACATCGTCAAAGTATTTAACGATTATGCGTATGATTTTGATGTTGAAATTCCCCATAGTATCTATCCATTTGATGCGCCAAATAAGAGAAGCGCATTGTTAGATAACTTAAAGGTTTTTGAACCAGAGTTGCAATACAAAATTATAAGAGAGCTTTGTAAGCACCCTAAGTTACCTCAGCCTGTAGCGGAAGATATTAATAACCTAAAAATACAACTTATCGCACGCTACAGTAGTGTTTTCGGCAATGTAGTCGATACGACTCTGAATCAGCCATTAGTCGAAGAAGTTAAGTCGTTTCTGTCTGACTTCCCAACTAGTGAGGCTGTTTATCTAACTGCTCTAACAAAGTTCAACAACAACGTTTTTGAACGTAACTTACTTGATGATTTACGTTTGTCTTTGGAGCTACTCCTAAAAGAGGTATTTGGCAATGAAAAGTCACTAGAAAACCAAGTCCCTTCAATCGGACAGTTTATTAGCTCTAAAGGTGGATCAAAGCACTTTTCTAATATGTTTAGAACTTTGGTCGATTACTATACGAAGTATCAGAATGCATTTGTTAAGCACAATGATGCTGTAGTAGAGGAAGAGGTTGAGTTTATCTTTGAGATGACATCCTCCTTCATGAAACATTTAATCAAGATGCACCACAAAGGCTAACAAACGTTCAAGTAATCAACATACTTTTCTAATTCTCCTATACGCTATAGAGCATTAGATCTAAAACGTTTCTGTCCAAATCCCTGTTAGTAGATGCGATACTATAGAAACCCAACCAATGAAGAGTTGGTGATCGCCCAGCAGTCGGTAGCCTTACTGTAAATTTCTTTTTATTAACTGAGAGTTGAAAGCGAGCTTGATGCTCGCTTTTTTGTTTTTATGCTGGAAAGGCTAAGCAGCGTATGGCAGTACATCCATAGCGCTATTTGCTTTTGCCAGTGATATTTATCGCCCCATAAGTGGTTTCAAAAAAACATCGGCCCTGTACTGTATTATATTGGGGGAGTGTTTTTCGTGATGATCGTCTAGCACAGAACCAGGTTACTAAAAGTCTACTAGTTGCATTCAACGTTCAGGTCACTAATATATACCGCAAAGCATCAGTGGCGTTGACTTATCTATCCACTCTCTTTGTGGGGTCACTTATCATGAGTCGGGCTCTTATCATCAAAGTGTATGCGTTATTGTGATGCTCAACATGGAAGCTTAAGTGTGTCTTCGGTCGATACTTATCATCCCTAAGGTGACTTCTTCGCTCTCTACGTGTCCACGCAAGAGGCATGATGGATGACGAAGGCGAATTCAATGGTTCGGCAGTGTGACTCTGATGTGGTAAATAGAGCAAAGCACCGTGGTTTTATAGGATTAAGTGAAACCGCAGTTATCTAGTTTCTGGATTTTCGAGGCAGTATGAAAGCAAAAGTTGAAGTTGACTTAAAAGGGCGTAAAAGTGTTGTTGATGCCTGTACGGAGCCTTGTGCGATAGAAAAAGGGATGCGGATCTTGGGGTCAAAATGGAAAGGTTCTATCATCTACCATTTGAAAGATGGCCCGGTGAGGTTTAATGATCTTTCAAGAATGCTAGGCGGGGCAAGTAAGAAGATGGTGGACCAGCGCTTAAAAGAACTCGAAAGTGAAAATATGGTGGTACGCCGCGTGCTCAATGATAAGCCACTAGCAGTAAGTTACGAACTGACTGAGTTTGGTAAAAGTGCGCTAACGATTCTGGAAGAGTTGAGAAAATGGTCTGAAAGCAACAATGTACAACTGAAATAGTTTGAGTCACATTCACCACTAAAGCTGTGTGACAAGACAACCTATCCTGGTTGCCTTGGCCAAAATTTGTTGATAATACTCAGTAGTCTAGTGTCCCACGGATAGGGTAGTGATTTACTGGATCGCGAATCCAGGCTAAACCACGTGTCAGCGCCCCTAACTCAGGTCTTATAAATGGGTTGTTTGATAGGTCAGCCACATGCAACTTCCCCTGCTCATTGACGATAAAGAGCCCTGGCTCTGCAAAGTTATGGTCGGTTTCGGCGGCAGAACGCGGTAGAGAAATATACAGCCCCAGCGTCTTCATTTGTTGCTCACTTAGGCCATAAGCCATTGGAAAACTGATATTGAGTTTTTCCTGGTGCTCCTCCAACTGTTGTTTCGAATCACCAGAAACCGCCAGAATATCCACACCTGCATCACTAAAGGCTTGTTTATAACTCTCTATTTCATTGAGATATTTGGTGCAGAGTGGGCAATGCTTACCACGATAGACAAACACCGCTTGCCAGGTGGCATCGCCTTGAGGCTGGCCCAGCGTGACTTCGTTTCCATCCAGTGTTGTTGCCTTTAAGGTAGGGAAAGTGTCACCCGCTTTGAGTTTCTGTGAGTATGCCATGTTAGCTCCTTGGGTTGATCGCTTGGCTAAGGTTTTTAAAAATATGACAAGATGAAGTCTGTGGCAATGAGTATGCTTTGAGTCACTGGCTTGAAACGCTAAACATAGAGTCACTCAATGCCAAGCTTGTTGGCTGCCACTGTTGAATGGTCGTAACCAGTGGTTAACCAAGGGAAAATGACACCATGAATGATGTCGATGTCAATGGTACTGTTCATCATGTCTCCTTGCGCAAAGCACTGTAGCCATGAGGTCAGACAGTGCTTTGACGGGCTTTTGGTAACGGCTTATTGAGATCAACGCTCGCTAGGGTGTGTCCAAGCGAACTTCTGGAATGGGGCATCGGGTTCAGTGTGTGCCAGTGCGTTGGTGAAGTTTGAGATAAGCTTTGCAGACAGTCCCGTCAGAACTTCAAGCGCTTGGCGTTTGGTAAAGCCTGCGTCTAGGAATGCTTGTAGCCTCTGATTGCCAATATGACCACGGTTATCAAGCAATGCTTTGGTAAAGTCATGCAGAGCTTGAAGTTTCGGATCTGGAATCGTTGTGCCTTCACGTAATGCGTCAATCACTTCATCTGGCATTTTGCCTGCTTTCATCATCCAAGTGTGACCAGGAACACAATAATGACAGTTATTTTCAAAGTTTGCGGTCATAAAGACCACTTGTTGCTCTAAAGGGCTAAATGTCGTGTTCTTCATAAAAAGATCAAAAGTGGTATTGTACGCTTCGTAGGTTGCTGGTGCTTCAGCGAGAACGGCGTGCAAATTAGGTAACATACCAAAGCCTTTTTGTGACTGTTTTACCAGTGCCTTAGACTCTTCAGGGGCAGTTTGTGCATTGTAGTAAGTAAATTCGGTATTCATGACAATCTCCTTAAAAGTTGGCGTCTAGGTGAGCTTCAAATCGAGCGAAGTCGTTTTCAATGTCGGCGTTTTTCATGACGTCATAACAAGCAAATGTGGGCAATGCAGACATGCCAAAGAAGCGGAAGTTGGCGTGCATGTGGAACATCAAATCATCCACACTACGACCTTGGAATAGGTACTCACTATCGTCGTTAAATGACTCTTCAGGTGCGTTGAGTGTTAAAGACAGCATGTATTTCGTCTGAGTACGCGTGCCACCAGTGCCGTAATTTTTCTTTGGCTCCTCTGGAGTCCGACCATCAAATGCACATAACGCGCCTCCCATACCAGCGGTAAATACATCATCCATGTATTTCTTGAAAGACCACGGGATTGTCATCCAGTTGACTGGTGACTGAAGAATGACTCGGTCTGCCCACTCAAAATGTGCCAGTTGTTCATCAACCACGATGTCATCTTGCATCGTTACTACGCGAACTTGGTGGCCCTTTGACTCTAACTGTTCGCGCGCTTTCTCGACCAAGGTCGCATTGAGCTTGCCTTCAGAAAATGGAGATGGTTGGTGTGCGTTTATGATTAGAACGTTATTCATGATAATTAACCCTTCGATAATTTGACTGTTTTTATCGAGCGACCCATGACGCCTCTCTTGCGGTTTATTATGGTTACCTACATGTCTAGTTCAATTAGTTAACTTTTAGTAACCACCATAAATACTCACCGAATTTTCATTAACTTATTGTTTAAAAATAATTTTATTTTTTCTGTTGAGATGGGTGAATTAGGGAGAGAATAGGGTAATCAAAGGGTATCCTAAAAATACTTATCATCATTTTTTGTCTGATTATCATTGCCAACTGAACGAATGAGCCTCAACTTGCCTAGCGATAGTGGGTAAGAAAATTTGGTCGCTTAGATAAAGGCTGCCTGTTCATCTTTGAACTCATTGATTAAATACTTGTTAGTCAACTTACTCACTCACCGGCGTCCAATCTCTGCGGGCAGTTGCGATACGTAAAAGTGGTTAATTATTCTACAATCGTCAGGTGTGTTGTCTTAGATTTACCCATTGATGGGGGATGGCAAAGCGCTGCCTTTTTATTTATGCTCGCGAATAGAATGTCAATGACAAGGCGCGCACATGACTAAAATCATACTCAAGGGCTTTATATTAGTACCGTGTGAAGATCTACAAATTGTTGAGCAAGAACTCCCCACACACACCAAACTGACACTGGAAGAAGATGGCTGCTTGGCATTTTCAGTAACGAAAAACAAGGCGAACCCAAACCGATTTGATGTTTATGAAGTGTTCACCGATAGGCAGGCCTTTGACCAACATCAGATTAGGGTAAAGCATTCCTATTGGGGGCAAGTTACCGCCAATGTTGAGCGCCATTACGAGATTTTTGATTAAACCACTCGAACGGCAGAATTCCATTAAACGTCACCGCACGGTTTGCCAACACTCGGCTTTTTTCATTCGTGGATGGTGATATGACGCTTGATTATTATAAGTTAATGATATTCTTGCAAAGCGATTAGGCTCCGCGTTATTGAGTATCCAAAGATACGGTGATTACGAACTGAGCCCACATGACTCACTGGTTATCAACGAACAACGAATGGGCTGTGTAATCATCAAATACCTTGATAACAAACAGACCGTTTGGTATGTTTTGGCGAAACTAGGAGGAGTCACCATGAATTCAATCGTTTTGGCCTATGTCGCCCTTGGGTTCGCCATTGTCAATGAAGTACTCGGAACCACATTTTTAGCCAAATCTGAGCAGTTTACTAAACTGACGCCGAGTGTACTGGCGGTCTTGTTTTATTGCGCCTCATTTTATCTACTGTCCATTGCGTTAAAAGGGGTATCACTGGGTATTGCTTATGCGATTTGGGCTGGTTTAGGTATCGTACTGACTGCGGTCATCGGCAGGGTCGTGTTCAATCAAGCCTTAGATATGCCAGCCATGCTAGGTATCGCCCTGATTGTCAGTGGGGTTGTGGTGATTAACGTGTTTTCTCAATCCACAGGGCATTAAACACCATGAGTGAATCACATCGACGTAACAAAGACCCAATCGCGGTGAAAAAGGCATTGATTAATGCCGCGGTTCATTTAGCGCTCGAAGGTGGGATTTTGGCAATCACGACCCAAGCGGTTTGTAAAAGGGCTGGGGTTTCAAAGGGTGCGTTAACGCATCATTACTTAAACAAGCAAGCGTTATTATCCTCGGTGTTTGATTCTTTGATTGCCTTATTTGAAACCGAGTTGTTCAAGGTATTAAGTGATGATGACGTCACGGACGTTGCGTTCACAAAAGCGTATGTTGAGACGTGTTTTAAAACGCTCGAAGATGAACATTATCGTCCTATTGCGGCGCTCTCTACCTTGCTGATTGGCGATGAGGACTGCCGCCAACAATGGAAAACTTGGCTAGAGGGAATGCTCAATCAATATCAAGTGACCGACCAGAGCCTGCAATGCCAGTTGGCCAGGTATACCGCAGATGGGGTTTGGTACAACCGGTTGATTGGCAATGGGCCGACGGATGTTCACACCCTCAAAGAGAAAATTCTCCATAGTTTACTGTCAATCTGACTGCGTGTGGTCAAGGATAACGCAGGAAAAATCTCCACAACAAGGCAAGATTTTTTCTAATAAAGCCAATAATCTAGCTGGTTATTCTCCCCGTGATTTTCTTGGCGACCTTATCGAGTTTTTTAACCCGCTATCAGTGAGACTGGCAGGTATTTGGTTGCCACAGCGATTGACCCATACGCTTAATTTACGGCTCTTCGCCATTGCGATAACAACTCGGGGTTCGCGGGCACACCGCACCTCGAGAACAAATGGTTCGCGCCTCGTTTTCGATCCCTCTTTCAACCCAATTAATATTGAGAATTTTGGCTACCGTCAGCAGTTCTTTTTTGAGTGTACTTGGAATCGGCGCAGAGCCGCCATTGCTCACACACGTGCGTTTTAACTCCTCGGCAATACTGATGGCATCAAACCCTTGCGCTTCAATAGCGGGGTTTAAATCAATCCCGGAACACAGTACGTGTTGTGTGTTGGCCAGATCCGATACCTTAATCGATTCACACGCATAGATCCTAGGCTGCTCGCCGACATTGAGAATCGAAATTTGCGACGACGTGCCGGTCAAAGGCGCATTGATCATGCGAAATACCGCCCAATGTTGGCAAGGGTCTTCGACCAGCCGCATGTTGCCCCACGGCAGAGGAATGCCATTACCGCGATACACGGCTTTGAGTTTACCCGGAGGATAGGCATCGAAATAATGCCAATGTGGGTAAGGAGAAACCGCCGTCATTCGACGCATCGCAACCGAAGGGGAGACGCCAGCCATCTGACAGGTCTCAATCTCATAGCCGTTTCTATCCAGCATTTGCCGAAAAGGGACTTTCGGACATAGCAAAGCGCCGGCGAAAAAACTGCACTCAAAATCTCGCCACGCTTTCAAGATATCTTGCGCATCCATCCCAGAGTTGGGCGCGGGATGACTTCGCTCTTGCAGTGGGGTGATCTCGTCTTTGCCGGTCACTAACACATTGCGCATGCCATCATTATCGTGCAGCACACTGTGGCCAATATGCACCGCCAGATTGTACTTTAATCGGATCGGATAGCGCTCCATGATTTTGTTGATGTAGATGGTTTTTGGCGGCTCGAAGAAGGAGGTAACGATATGCTGGCGCTCGAGGTGCATCGTGTCGCGCACCGATTTTGGCGTGCGGCTAAACCACTTTATTTCAATCCCGTGTTGTTTGGTGATGATCAACATGTCTTCCAAACTCAATGGCAGTCGTTTTTGACCGATCTCTTCAGCTGCCCGCTCTAAATCTGGGAAATGATTTTGATGGTGTTCTTGGTGCGCCCGGATCAGCAGGTGGGCAAATTGCCGACCACTGGTCCCGGTCTGTGACAAAATTTCCGGGATGGCGATCTGTAAAATTTCTTTTGAAAATAGAAAGTTGGGCTCTAATGCCATGCCACTAATACCGCCGCTTGAGCCCTTGTTTGGGGTAATGGCTTGCTGCTCTGGAAGGTCATCGAGAAACCATGCAATGTCTTTTTGAAAGACCTCAGCGATGACTTCCAACACCTCTTCACTGGGAACGCGTTTCCCCCTTTCAATCATCGACAAATACGACACAGACGGCGCGCAGTCTGGGTCGAGCTTAATGCAACGCGCCGACAAGTCTTCCATGGTGAGGCGATTGCGTTTTCTGAGGTTGCGAATTTTGGTGCCCAAAAAGTGGGTTTTGCGCGATAGGGTATTTTTATTCTTCATTTTTGTAAAATTCACACTGTGTAATTTTTATTGTGAAATTTCAAACTATTTTCAAATAGACTAAAAATCAAGCGACAAGTGATTGCTTTTTGACCTCAACAATAAAAATACGCAAAAGGATATCTGAAATGAACATGCCCCTACTTAAAAATATCAAAATCAATCAAGGGTTCTTTCACTTTATCAATGACGAAGTCTTGCCCTTACTAGAACTTAACTC from the Vibrio sp. HB236076 genome contains:
- a CDS encoding putative quinol monooxygenase; this translates as MTKIILKGFILVPCEDLQIVEQELPTHTKLTLEEDGCLAFSVTKNKANPNRFDVYEVFTDRQAFDQHQIRVKHSYWGQVTANVERHYEIFD
- a CDS encoding AAA family ATPase, with translation MSYHLNNFLRSQISNNDPSYLYLLHLIKSKKGKKLTKSVFTELGDIEKLKRRAIKYVNRYRKYVDPETEIVRDGTSAVLTELKSIQVKNFRGFSSLNENDEGTLIPFTKGVNVFFAPNGGGKTSLCEVIEYSLTRDVKEASRRNTSLKNYIKNGGPHKIQCKLASDGDVPVSSYWNSCFIDRNRLQEFSLLGSKDTNVKQSDVLAILFELEEIDEIINGMVKPTSFKASEFIRTLGESNQITAVDNLIRKKELRRNEILHIRNTELKIAEVLGLTQFDSVNVESRKSYYTKLKAHLVTSTQQFESSSEELQFHKLKNYIDSIYRLNNTLEEKRNKLSVDASKVNYQKLYNAIKNLDDISALEICPACETPIDNVHKHPRDVVRDELPKLDHLHRLTSACNTIQEQIQLRVDTSASYVQTCLNEHKDSLSVQLKTILEEISDCDKRSVSEYVVSLSKIVPYLKEVEILNNSLKEKNNRVSSQASRLISLNSKIELIEEKLRLCTVHETEITASKRVLTGLNSEIVNILSDIHAYKAQISKDYIFNEFANNLEASYKKIYNELNSYKQEVEAENISGIELSTLSYYNQINKHDAPSDLVSEIKFKQANGTYRIILKMQDDKEDDAFCVLSEGHLRALGLALLLSVAKKNCHPIIIFDDVVNAIDTEHRSNIIDMFSEDSYLKDTQRIITTHDRMFWEKISNKNKKATDADTFSSHVLKSTNRGIVIQNFGVSYSQKIKDAFEVYDIRQALVYSRIWFETMVNEYCVNNEIQVTTRFTSRQLKKDNWLEISLEATYAKVAESLGENVTTFNFLKNDLINWGAQNQEHHAFDEYNYNFSHSTTSVEVQSIYEKLWVLEAQFKPTETVEKLNREKSELEKTKRRLVQILSNENFVEKARHEVVQARRDNLSKVDSGLDLLNKILEQV
- a CDS encoding carboxymuconolactone decarboxylase family protein, with protein sequence MNTEFTYYNAQTAPEESKALVKQSQKGFGMLPNLHAVLAEAPATYEAYNTTFDLFMKNTTFSPLEQQVVFMTANFENNCHYCVPGHTWMMKAGKMPDEVIDALREGTTIPDPKLQALHDFTKALLDNRGHIGNQRLQAFLDAGFTKRQALEVLTGLSAKLISNFTNALAHTEPDAPFQKFAWTHPSER
- a CDS encoding NAD(P)H-dependent oxidoreductase; amino-acid sequence: MNNVLIINAHQPSPFSEGKLNATLVEKAREQLESKGHQVRVVTMQDDIVVDEQLAHFEWADRVILQSPVNWMTIPWSFKKYMDDVFTAGMGGALCAFDGRTPEEPKKNYGTGGTRTQTKYMLSLTLNAPEESFNDDSEYLFQGRSVDDLMFHMHANFRFFGMSALPTFACYDVMKNADIENDFARFEAHLDANF
- a CDS encoding helix-turn-helix domain-containing protein, with translation MKAKVEVDLKGRKSVVDACTEPCAIEKGMRILGSKWKGSIIYHLKDGPVRFNDLSRMLGGASKKMVDQRLKELESENMVVRRVLNDKPLAVSYELTEFGKSALTILEELRKWSESNNVQLK
- a CDS encoding TetR/AcrR family transcriptional regulator; the protein is MSESHRRNKDPIAVKKALINAAVHLALEGGILAITTQAVCKRAGVSKGALTHHYLNKQALLSSVFDSLIALFETELFKVLSDDDVTDVAFTKAYVETCFKTLEDEHYRPIAALSTLLIGDEDCRQQWKTWLEGMLNQYQVTDQSLQCQLARYTADGVWYNRLIGNGPTDVHTLKEKILHSLLSI
- a CDS encoding DUF3612 domain-containing protein — protein: MKNKNTLSRKTHFLGTKIRNLRKRNRLTMEDLSARCIKLDPDCAPSVSYLSMIERGKRVPSEEVLEVIAEVFQKDIAWFLDDLPEQQAITPNKGSSGGISGMALEPNFLFSKEILQIAIPEILSQTGTSGRQFAHLLIRAHQEHHQNHFPDLERAAEEIGQKRLPLSLEDMLIITKQHGIEIKWFSRTPKSVRDTMHLERQHIVTSFFEPPKTIYINKIMERYPIRLKYNLAVHIGHSVLHDNDGMRNVLVTGKDEITPLQERSHPAPNSGMDAQDILKAWRDFECSFFAGALLCPKVPFRQMLDRNGYEIETCQMAGVSPSVAMRRMTAVSPYPHWHYFDAYPPGKLKAVYRGNGIPLPWGNMRLVEDPCQHWAVFRMINAPLTGTSSQISILNVGEQPRIYACESIKVSDLANTQHVLCSGIDLNPAIEAQGFDAISIAEELKRTCVSNGGSAPIPSTLKKELLTVAKILNINWVERGIENEARTICSRGAVCPRTPSCYRNGEEP
- a CDS encoding peroxiredoxin family protein, with amino-acid sequence MAYSQKLKAGDTFPTLKATTLDGNEVTLGQPQGDATWQAVFVYRGKHCPLCTKYLNEIESYKQAFSDAGVDILAVSGDSKQQLEEHQEKLNISFPMAYGLSEQQMKTLGLYISLPRSAAETDHNFAEPGLFIVNEQGKLHVADLSNNPFIRPELGALTRGLAWIRDPVNHYPIRGTLDY
- a CDS encoding multidrug efflux SMR transporter: MNSIVLAYVALGFAIVNEVLGTTFLAKSEQFTKLTPSVLAVLFYCASFYLLSIALKGVSLGIAYAIWAGLGIVLTAVIGRVVFNQALDMPAMLGIALIVSGVVVINVFSQSTGH